GTCCTCGGCCACCACGACCGAGCGCGTGCGGTAGTAGAGGAACCGGTAGACCGAGGGCTGGTAGTGGTCATAGAGCTGGCCGAACGCCTCGGCGTCGCCGCCGCGGGCCAGCTCGACGAGCGCGATCAGGCGCTCGCGCGCCTCGGGGGAGTCCTCAGAGGAGGTGGCGAGGGTCGAGTCGCCGAAGCCCGGCGAGCCGTCGCGGTCGAAGCTCTCGGTCTCCGCCTGGGCCTCGCTGAGCAGCCAGTGGTCGGCGGTACGACGTCGGCCGGCGGGCCCGCCCGCGAGCACCGGCTGCGGGGACAGGGCAGCGAGCACGGCCGCGCGCAGGGCCTCCAGCCCTCGCGACAGGTCAGTGCGCTGCCAGGTCATGCGGGTCCCCTCCCTAATGCCCCCGCAGGGGATCCTACGGCGGATCCTTCCGCAGTGGTACCGGAACGCGACAACCGATCGACCGGATCCCGGACCACCCGAACGGGTCAGGTTACCGTCCGGTAGGGACGGGTCAGGACATGTGCCGACGCAGCTGCCGCCGTACGACCGCCCCGGCGATCGCCGCGCCGGTGGCCGCCGATCCGGCGATCAGCCCGGCCCGGGCGGCCTTGCGGCCGGTCCGGTAGTCGCGGATCCGCCAGCCGTTGGCTCGGGCGTGGGCGCGCAGCTTCGCGTCCGGGTTGATGGCGCACGGGTCGCCGACGAGGCTCAGCATCGGCAGGTCGTTGCTGGAGTCGCTGTAGGCCGAGCACAGCGCGAGGTCGAGGCCCTCGCGCTCCGCGAGGGCGGTCACCGCGACCGCCTTGGCCGGGCCGTGCAGCATGTCGCCGACCAGCTTGCCGGTGTAGACGCCGTCGACGTGCTCGGCGACGGTGCCGAGGGCACCGGTGAGGCCGAGGCGGCGGGCGATCAGGCCGGCGATCTCGATCGGTGCCGCGGTCACCAGCCACACCCGCTGGCCCTGGTCGAGGTGCATCTGTGCCAGCGCGCGGGTGCCGGGCCAGATCCGGTGGGCCATCGCCTCGTCGAAGATCTCCTCGCCGATCTCCTCGAGCTCCTGCACGGTGTGCCCGGCGATGAAGGCCAGCGCGGAGTTGCGGGCCTCGGCGACGTGCTCGGGGTCCTCGACGCCGGCGATGCGGAAGTACGCCTGCTTGTACGCCGCCCCGACCAGGTCGCGCGTGGTGAAGAACTTGCGGCGGTACAGCCCCTTGGCCAGGTGGAAGATGCTGGCGCCCTGCATGACCGTGTTGTCGACGTCGAAGAAGGCTGCCGCCTTCGGGTCGACCGGGTGCGCGAGCGCGGTCTCGACCTCCGCGGCGGCGGCCGCGGCCTCGCCGGCGAGGCGCGAGCGCTGCTGCAGGTTGAGCCGGCGGGGGCGGTCGGCGGGCGGCACCATGCGCCCCAGCCTAGAAGAATCAGAGCGACGTAGGATCCCTCCATGTCGTTGCCGGACGCCGCCGCTGCTGTCCCCGACGTGGCCGCCCTCGTCGCGTCAGCCGCCGCCGAGCATCCCGAACGTCTCGCCGTGGTCGAAGCAGGAGGCCGAGGCCTGACCTGGGCCGAGCTCGAGGACGAGGTCGGCCGGATCGCCACCGGTCTGGGCCGCGCCGGCGTCGTCGCTGGTCACCGGGTGCTGCTGGCGCTCGGCAACCGGCTCGAGTTCGTGACCGGCTACCTCGGCGTGCTGCGCGCCCAGGCGGTCGCCGTACCGGTCAACCCGGGGTCGGTGCCCACCGAGCTTGCCGCGATGCTCGTCGACTGCGGTGCGCGGCTGGTCCTCGCCGACGGGCAGACGGCCGCCGCCGTCCGCGAAGCCGTGGCCCGCGCCGAGGTGGTCGCCGCCGCGCAGGACGAGAACCGGCCGGCCCCGCGGGTCGTGCTGGTCGGTGTCGAGGCCGACGAGGTCGGCCCGACCGAGGGCAGGTACGACGACCTGCGGGCCGAGCCCGCCGTCCCCGTCCCGCCGCTGCAGGACCCCGAGAAGCTCGCCGTGCTGCTCTACACGAGCGGCACGTCCGGGCGCCCGCGGGCGGCGATGCTCACCCACCGGGCGCTGCTCGCCAACGTCGACCAGGTCGCCGCCGTGCAACCGCCGATGATCCACTCCGACGACGTCGTGCTGGGCGTGCTGCCGCTCTTCCACGTCTACGGGCTCGGCGCGGTGCTCGGCGGCGTGATCCGGCACCGCGCGAAGCTGGTCCTCGCCGAGCGCTTCGACCCCGAGGGCACCCTGGACCTGGTGGAGGACGAGGCCTGCAGCGTCGTCCCCGTCGCACCGCCGGTGTTCGCGGCCTGGCAGGGCGTCGAGGCGCTCGCCGAGCGCCTCGGGCCGGTGCGGATGATCCTGTCCGGCTCGGCGCCGCTCGCGGCCGAGACGGTCGAGGAGTTCCACGCGCTGGCCCAGGTCCCGATCCACCAGGGCTACGGCCTCACCGAGGCCTCGCCGGTGGTCACCAGCACCCTGCGCTCGGCGCAGGTGAAGCCGGGCTCGGTCGGGGCCGCGCTCGACGGCATCGACCTGCGCCTGGTCGACGAGGAGGGCGTCCCGCTCGACGAGGCCGCCGTCGACGACCCCGGCGAGATCCAGATCCGCGGCCGCAACCTGTTCAGCGGCTACTGGCCCGACGGCCACGACGGACCTGCCGACGACGGCTGGTGGTCCACCGGCGACGTCGGCTTCCTGGACGCCGACGGCGACCTCTTCCTCGTCGACCGGGTCAAGGAGCTGGTCATCGTCTCCGGCTTCAACGTCTACCCGACCGAGGTCGAGGCGGTGCTCGAGGAGGTCGACGGCGTGCGCCAGGCCGCTGTGCTCGGCGTACCCGACGAGCAGACCGGCGAGGCCGTCGTCGC
The genomic region above belongs to Nocardioides sp. QY071 and contains:
- a CDS encoding AMP-binding protein; the encoded protein is MSLPDAAAAVPDVAALVASAAAEHPERLAVVEAGGRGLTWAELEDEVGRIATGLGRAGVVAGHRVLLALGNRLEFVTGYLGVLRAQAVAVPVNPGSVPTELAAMLVDCGARLVLADGQTAAAVREAVARAEVVAAAQDENRPAPRVVLVGVEADEVGPTEGRYDDLRAEPAVPVPPLQDPEKLAVLLYTSGTSGRPRAAMLTHRALLANVDQVAAVQPPMIHSDDVVLGVLPLFHVYGLGAVLGGVIRHRAKLVLAERFDPEGTLDLVEDEACSVVPVAPPVFAAWQGVEALAERLGPVRMILSGSAPLAAETVEEFHALAQVPIHQGYGLTEASPVVTSTLRSAQVKPGSVGAALDGIDLRLVDEEGVPLDEAAVDDPGEIQIRGRNLFSGYWPDGHDGPADDGWWSTGDVGFLDADGDLFLVDRVKELVIVSGFNVYPTEVEAVLEEVDGVRQAAVLGVPDEQTGEAVVAYVVPDAGEVTGPVAEAVVSAVRSAATEQLAPYKRPVRVEVVTALPRTVTGKIRKGVLRGAERRKALGILE
- a CDS encoding HAD-IB family hydrolase, with amino-acid sequence MVPPADRPRRLNLQQRSRLAGEAAAAAAEVETALAHPVDPKAAAFFDVDNTVMQGASIFHLAKGLYRRKFFTTRDLVGAAYKQAYFRIAGVEDPEHVAEARNSALAFIAGHTVQELEEIGEEIFDEAMAHRIWPGTRALAQMHLDQGQRVWLVTAAPIEIAGLIARRLGLTGALGTVAEHVDGVYTGKLVGDMLHGPAKAVAVTALAEREGLDLALCSAYSDSSNDLPMLSLVGDPCAINPDAKLRAHARANGWRIRDYRTGRKAARAGLIAGSAATGAAIAGAVVRRQLRRHMS